One segment of Neobacillus endophyticus DNA contains the following:
- a CDS encoding cytochrome c oxidase subunit 2A: MEKVELKTEQKTKTEDRSSLKGTLVSVFFLGLFIVVTWISVYILFVERL; encoded by the coding sequence ATGGAAAAAGTGGAACTAAAGACAGAACAAAAAACAAAGACAGAGGATCGCTCCTCATTAAAGGGAACACTTGTTTCCGTATTCTTTTTAGGTCTATTTATTGTTGTCACATGGATCAGTGTCTATATCCTGTTTGTTGAACGTCTCTAA
- a CDS encoding cytochrome c oxidase subunit II, with product MHMHKYEKIWLIFGIGSLVFFLSTIGVSAFYLGNKPPSCLTTVNPDKVDQEKPFNQPGLHKVEGKDWDYELVFVASTFNYNPGEVKIPLGAKVKIIATTKDVIHGFEVAGTDINMMLEPGYVSEYTKTFNKTGEYLVVCNEYCGAGHHLMTSKIEVVK from the coding sequence ATGCATATGCATAAGTATGAGAAAATATGGCTAATCTTTGGAATCGGCAGCCTTGTTTTTTTTCTGTCCACAATAGGTGTAAGCGCATTCTACCTTGGTAATAAACCACCAAGCTGCCTGACTACGGTAAATCCTGATAAGGTTGATCAAGAGAAACCTTTCAACCAACCAGGCCTTCATAAAGTTGAAGGAAAGGATTGGGATTACGAGTTGGTATTTGTAGCCTCTACATTTAATTACAATCCCGGAGAAGTCAAAATACCGCTTGGAGCGAAAGTAAAAATCATCGCTACCACGAAAGATGTCATCCATGGCTTTGAGGTTGCTGGAACGGATATTAATATGATGCTTGAGCCAGGTTATGTCAGTGAATATACAAAGACTTTTAATAAAACGGGTGAATATTTGGTTGTTTGTAATGAGTACTGTGGTGCGGGGCACCATTTAATGACTTCGAAAATTGAGGTGGTAAAATAA
- a CDS encoding b(o/a)3-type cytochrome-c oxidase subunit 1: MVNTAAEKVKVDPRDAKLSMAHFFVAFAALAIGGLMGLLQTLVRSGKYELPGGIGYYEILTAHGVMMGLVLTTFFIMGFQYAAVCRTAGTPTNAARRTGWIGFWTMVVGTAMAATMILLNKATVLYTFYAPLQAHWIFYLGMTLVVVGSWIDGAAQIMTYIKWRRSNPGKPSPLLSFMAVVNTLLWIVATLGVAATVLFQLLPWSLGLVKTVNVLVSRTLFWYFGHPLVYFWLLPAYMCWYAIIPKIIGGKIFSDSLARMSFILFLIFSIPVGFHHQLMEPGIDSAWKFIQVILTFMVVIPSLMTAFSLFATFERYGRSKGAIGLFGWFKVLPWNDARFTVPFIGMASFIPAGAGGIVNASNQMDQVVHNTIWVTGHFHLTAATSVVLTFFGISYWLVPHLTGRKLTKAMNKLAIIQGWVWFICMVFMSGAMHFEGLLGAPRRSAFSTYGGAKQAVEWIPYQIAQAVGGSILFMGIILVLIIFINLAFFAPKGDEEFPVGEAENSQETVPMVFENWKLWLGITAILILFAYTVPFIDIIQNAPPGSKGFKTW, encoded by the coding sequence ATGGTGAACACAGCAGCTGAAAAAGTAAAAGTTGACCCGCGCGATGCAAAACTTTCCATGGCTCATTTTTTTGTAGCCTTTGCAGCACTCGCGATAGGCGGTCTAATGGGCCTTTTGCAAACACTTGTCCGTTCAGGGAAATATGAACTACCGGGTGGCATTGGTTATTATGAAATATTAACTGCCCATGGTGTGATGATGGGGTTAGTTTTAACTACATTCTTCATCATGGGGTTTCAATATGCAGCAGTCTGCAGAACGGCAGGCACCCCTACAAATGCAGCAAGACGTACAGGCTGGATAGGGTTCTGGACAATGGTAGTCGGAACCGCAATGGCTGCTACCATGATTTTGCTCAATAAAGCTACAGTACTTTATACTTTCTATGCTCCCCTTCAAGCACATTGGATTTTTTATTTGGGGATGACACTTGTTGTTGTTGGCAGCTGGATTGACGGAGCAGCACAAATAATGACGTATATTAAATGGCGCCGAAGCAACCCAGGAAAACCAAGCCCTCTCTTAAGTTTTATGGCAGTGGTCAATACGCTTCTTTGGATTGTGGCTACATTGGGAGTTGCCGCAACCGTTTTATTCCAGCTTCTTCCATGGTCACTAGGTTTAGTAAAAACGGTAAATGTACTTGTCAGCCGAACACTTTTTTGGTATTTCGGCCATCCGCTCGTCTATTTCTGGCTACTTCCAGCTTATATGTGCTGGTATGCCATTATACCAAAAATTATTGGCGGAAAAATTTTCTCGGATTCGTTGGCGAGAATGTCATTTATATTGTTTTTAATATTCTCCATCCCTGTTGGGTTTCATCATCAATTAATGGAGCCAGGAATAGATTCTGCTTGGAAGTTTATTCAAGTTATTTTAACTTTCATGGTTGTAATCCCATCATTAATGACGGCCTTTTCCTTGTTCGCCACTTTTGAAAGGTACGGACGCTCAAAAGGAGCAATAGGTCTTTTTGGCTGGTTTAAGGTTCTCCCATGGAATGATGCCCGATTCACTGTTCCATTTATCGGCATGGCCTCCTTTATTCCTGCCGGAGCCGGTGGGATTGTAAATGCGTCAAACCAAATGGACCAAGTGGTTCATAACACCATTTGGGTTACGGGCCACTTTCACTTAACAGCAGCTACTTCGGTAGTTCTAACGTTCTTTGGAATATCTTATTGGCTAGTTCCCCATTTAACTGGCCGCAAGCTGACAAAAGCTATGAATAAATTGGCTATTATTCAAGGATGGGTCTGGTTTATTTGTATGGTCTTCATGTCAGGCGCAATGCATTTTGAAGGCTTGCTCGGAGCACCTAGGAGGTCAGCATTCTCCACTTATGGCGGTGCTAAGCAGGCAGTTGAATGGATTCCATATCAAATTGCGCAGGCAGTTGGCGGTTCTATTTTGTTTATGGGAATCATTTTGGTACTCATTATTTTTATTAATCTAGCCTTTTTTGCGCCGAAAGGAGATGAAGAATTCCCGGTAGGAGAAGCTGAGAATTCCCAGGAAACAGTACCGATGGTATTTGAGAATTGGAAACTCTGGCTTGGTATTACTGCCATTCTTATTCTTTTCGCCTATACCGTTCCGTTTATTGATATTATCCAGAATGCTCCCCCAGGTTCCAAAGGTTTTAAAACATGGTAA
- a CDS encoding carboxypeptidase M32, which yields MKTSILEKEFLDYVKKISAYNEALNLIYWDLRTGAPKQGTEQRAEVIGMLSSEVFKMTTSEEMAAYIANLSNVELSEITSKILAECKKEYERNKRIPAEEYKEYVILQSKAENIWEVAKEKGDFQLFRPYLEKLVNKTKQFIEYWGYEGNKYNVLLDLYEPGVTIDILDHVFGELKKQIVPLVKRITEASQKPKSDFLFHTFKKDRQRDFSLEVLANMGYNFESGRLDETVHPFAIGLNPGDVRVTTRYNEQDFRTAVFGTIHEGGHALYEQNISKDLIGTLLCTGTSMGIHESQSLFYENLVGRSLPFWEYHYPLLKEYGEGQFDDVNLEEFYRAINESKPSFIRIEADELTYPLHIMIRYEIEKGLFNDQINVEDLPSIWNDMYEEYLGIRPENDAAGVLQDVHWAGGSFGYFPSYALGYMYAAQFKHKMMEEHPNFDQSLAEGNLLPIKEWLTKNIHQYGKLKKPLEILQDVTGEGLNAQYLIDYLYYKYSNIYRLNEI from the coding sequence ATGAAAACTTCGATATTAGAAAAGGAGTTTCTAGATTATGTAAAAAAAATTTCCGCATATAATGAAGCGCTGAACTTAATATATTGGGACTTAAGAACAGGTGCTCCAAAACAGGGAACTGAACAGCGTGCAGAGGTAATCGGGATGTTATCTTCAGAGGTCTTTAAAATGACCACTTCCGAAGAAATGGCGGCATACATAGCTAATTTATCGAATGTTGAATTATCAGAAATAACCAGTAAAATTCTTGCAGAATGCAAAAAAGAATATGAAAGAAATAAGCGGATTCCCGCGGAAGAATATAAAGAATACGTTATTCTCCAATCAAAAGCAGAAAATATTTGGGAAGTAGCGAAAGAAAAGGGTGACTTCCAATTGTTTCGCCCCTATTTGGAAAAGCTCGTTAACAAGACAAAACAGTTCATCGAATATTGGGGCTATGAGGGCAATAAGTATAACGTATTATTGGATTTGTATGAACCTGGTGTTACGATAGATATTTTGGACCATGTTTTTGGCGAACTGAAAAAACAGATAGTCCCATTGGTTAAAAGGATTACGGAAGCATCTCAGAAACCAAAATCAGATTTTCTTTTCCACACATTTAAAAAGGATAGACAGAGGGATTTTAGTTTAGAAGTACTTGCAAATATGGGATACAACTTTGAGTCTGGCCGGCTGGATGAAACAGTTCATCCGTTTGCCATTGGTCTTAATCCTGGAGATGTAAGAGTAACAACAAGATACAATGAACAGGATTTCCGTACAGCGGTTTTTGGAACGATCCATGAAGGCGGGCACGCCTTATATGAGCAAAATATATCGAAAGATTTAATTGGGACATTGCTTTGTACTGGAACTTCAATGGGGATACACGAGTCCCAATCATTATTCTATGAAAACCTAGTAGGCCGCAGCCTACCGTTCTGGGAATATCATTATCCACTGTTGAAGGAATATGGGGAGGGACAATTTGACGATGTAAATTTAGAAGAATTTTATCGTGCGATTAATGAATCAAAACCATCCTTTATTCGAATTGAAGCAGATGAACTAACATACCCTCTCCATATCATGATTCGCTATGAAATCGAGAAAGGTCTGTTTAATGATCAAATAAATGTGGAAGATCTGCCATCGATTTGGAATGATATGTATGAGGAATATTTGGGAATCAGACCAGAAAATGATGCAGCAGGCGTACTCCAGGATGTTCATTGGGCCGGAGGAAGTTTCGGATATTTTCCATCCTATGCTTTAGGGTATATGTATGCAGCTCAATTCAAGCATAAAATGATGGAGGAACATCCAAATTTCGATCAATCATTGGCGGAAGGCAATTTGCTTCCAATCAAAGAATGGCTAACCAAAAATATTCATCAGTATGGAAAACTAAAAAAGCCTCTAGAAATCCTTCAGGATGTAACGGGAGAGGGTTTAAATGCCCAGTACTTAATTGACTATCTTTATTATAAGTACTCCAATATTTACCGTCTGAATGAGATTTGA
- a CDS encoding metal-sulfur cluster assembly factor: MTLTTPGCPLHTSITSGVRYCVEGIEEVSKVEVNLVWDPAWSPDNMTDEGRRLLGR, translated from the coding sequence ATGACCTTAACAACTCCCGGTTGCCCGCTGCATACCAGTATAACAAGTGGTGTCCGCTATTGTGTAGAAGGAATAGAAGAAGTCAGTAAAGTAGAGGTCAATCTTGTTTGGGATCCTGCGTGGTCACCTGATAACATGACCGATGAAGGTCGGAGATTGTTAGGAAGATAA
- a CDS encoding ATP-dependent DNA helicase, translating to MKSRIPFEVAKTDSFYDKLSEWIGDLFYDILPEAGFELRDEQIYMAFQLEKAFKEKKVMFAEAGVGTGKTICYLLYAIMYARYTNRPAIIACADETLIEQLVKKEGDIAKLERVLGLDIDVRLAKSQDQYLCLKKLERVRSHDFIDEAEAVYEKLPEFVHRSVTMQQFEKYGDRKDFPQLSDELWEQVNWDALQDCFSCEKRHRCGLTLHREYYRHAKDLIICSHDFYMEHIWTKEARKREGQLPLLPEHSCVVFDEGHLLEYAAQKALSYRFTDYTLEALLTRLMENDVREKTLYTIETALTENDSFFNIISQFSSRALGSEKQMITKHPLVLKACRKLLDILQKLEEELVFESELFVINEYDLRIVEEYLDQITYSLSLFLQEVNGITWFEETAGERTLVIMPKMVREVLQEEVFSHKKPYIFSSATLSNDQSFDYISDSLGIQDYLSFSVASPFDYEENMKIYLASADNHHVDKKIDYLIDKIRQSEGRALVLLNNKQEMAQIKERLKNNLEFPLYFEGDEEISTLVAKFQNEEHSVLCSIHLWEGLDVPGRSLESVLIFSLPYPPNDPVFIAKRDGLPDPFTQIDLPYMLLRLRQGVGRLIRSESDQGAIHILLNESDEPLVVQKVKDVLPTDVIETVIS from the coding sequence ATGAAAAGCCGAATACCGTTTGAAGTGGCAAAAACCGATTCTTTTTATGATAAATTAAGTGAATGGATTGGCGATTTGTTTTATGACATACTTCCTGAAGCCGGCTTTGAACTTCGGGATGAACAGATTTATATGGCTTTTCAGCTGGAAAAAGCTTTTAAAGAAAAGAAAGTCATGTTTGCTGAAGCGGGAGTGGGAACAGGTAAAACAATTTGTTATCTGCTTTATGCAATCATGTATGCCCGCTATACAAACCGACCGGCGATCATAGCTTGTGCCGATGAAACATTAATTGAGCAATTGGTAAAAAAAGAAGGGGATATTGCCAAATTAGAGAGAGTACTTGGACTCGATATTGATGTTCGGCTGGCTAAGTCACAAGATCAATACTTGTGTTTAAAGAAGCTGGAACGGGTTAGAAGCCATGATTTTATCGATGAGGCAGAGGCTGTATATGAAAAATTACCTGAATTTGTTCATCGCTCTGTGACGATGCAGCAATTTGAAAAGTATGGTGACCGCAAAGATTTTCCGCAGTTGTCAGATGAACTATGGGAGCAGGTCAATTGGGACGCTCTCCAAGATTGTTTTTCCTGTGAAAAACGCCATCGTTGCGGTCTCACGCTGCACAGGGAATATTATCGGCATGCGAAAGATCTGATTATATGTTCACATGATTTTTATATGGAACATATTTGGACGAAGGAGGCAAGAAAGCGTGAGGGACAGCTCCCACTATTGCCGGAGCATTCATGTGTAGTTTTTGATGAGGGGCACTTACTGGAATATGCTGCACAAAAAGCATTGAGCTATCGCTTTACTGACTATACATTAGAAGCATTGTTGACGCGGTTAATGGAAAATGACGTCCGTGAAAAAACATTATACACAATAGAAACTGCTTTAACAGAAAATGATTCATTTTTTAATATAATTTCCCAATTCTCATCAAGGGCACTTGGTTCTGAAAAGCAAATGATTACCAAACATCCATTAGTGTTAAAAGCTTGTCGAAAGTTACTTGATATTCTACAGAAATTGGAAGAGGAATTGGTTTTTGAAAGTGAATTATTCGTTATTAATGAGTATGATTTAAGGATTGTGGAAGAGTACTTGGATCAGATTACTTACTCACTATCTCTTTTCTTACAAGAGGTAAACGGGATTACATGGTTTGAGGAGACGGCTGGAGAACGAACGCTTGTCATCATGCCTAAAATGGTCAGAGAAGTATTGCAGGAAGAGGTATTTTCTCATAAAAAACCATATATTTTCTCATCAGCAACCTTGTCCAATGATCAATCATTCGATTATATTTCCGATAGTCTTGGCATTCAAGATTATTTATCCTTTTCAGTCGCCTCTCCATTTGATTATGAAGAGAATATGAAAATCTATCTTGCATCGGCGGACAACCATCATGTTGATAAAAAAATCGATTATTTGATTGATAAGATACGGCAATCAGAAGGCAGAGCCTTAGTTCTGTTGAATAATAAACAGGAAATGGCGCAAATAAAAGAAAGACTGAAAAATAATCTTGAATTTCCGCTTTATTTTGAAGGTGACGAGGAAATAAGCACTCTCGTAGCTAAATTTCAAAATGAAGAGCATTCGGTTTTATGCTCCATTCATTTGTGGGAAGGTCTTGATGTGCCTGGAAGATCACTTGAAAGTGTGTTGATTTTTTCACTTCCATATCCCCCGAATGATCCAGTCTTTATCGCTAAACGTGACGGACTGCCGGATCCTTTTACCCAAATTGATCTTCCTTACATGTTGCTTCGTCTCCGTCAAGGGGTAGGACGTCTTATAAGAAGTGAAAGTGATCAAGGTGCGATTCATATTCTTTTAAATGAATCAGATGAGCCGCTGGTTGTTCAAAAAGTGAAAGATGTATTGCCTACAGATGTCATTGAGACGGTTATTTCATAA
- a CDS encoding THUMP domain-containing class I SAM-dependent RNA methyltransferase, with amino-acid sequence MGNTYQIIATAAMGLEALVAKEVRALGYDCQVDNGKVTYTGDEYAIARSNLWLRTADRIKIKIGEFKAFTFDELFEKTKALPWEHFLPEDAEFPVTGKSVKSKLFSVSDCQAIVKKAIVERMKKHYKRESWFEENGALYRVEVALLKDVVTLTIDATGNGLHKRGYRAAQGAAPLKETMAAALVMLTNWHPDKPFIDPFCGSGTIPIEAALIGQNIAPGFNREFVSEAWSWLPAKVWDDARLEAEDLAKYDQPLDITGSDIDQRMVKIAQENSFEAGFADIIQFKQMQVKDISVKKDYGVIIGNPPYGERLGEKEAVEAMYHEMGQAFSKLDTWSIYILTSNEDFEKFYGKPATKKRKLFNGFIRTDLYQYWGKKPPRPHNQLNTETTIHD; translated from the coding sequence ATGGGTAATACATATCAAATAATTGCGACTGCAGCTATGGGATTGGAAGCATTGGTTGCGAAAGAAGTTCGTGCGCTCGGCTATGATTGCCAGGTAGACAATGGGAAAGTAACATATACTGGTGATGAATATGCCATTGCCAGAAGCAATTTGTGGCTGCGTACAGCAGACCGTATAAAGATCAAAATAGGTGAATTTAAGGCATTCACCTTTGATGAATTATTTGAAAAAACGAAAGCACTTCCTTGGGAACATTTTTTACCGGAAGATGCGGAATTTCCTGTGACAGGGAAGTCGGTCAAATCCAAGCTTTTCAGTGTTTCCGATTGCCAAGCAATTGTCAAAAAAGCAATCGTGGAGAGAATGAAAAAGCATTATAAACGGGAAAGCTGGTTTGAAGAAAATGGGGCACTTTACCGAGTTGAGGTAGCTTTGTTAAAAGATGTTGTCACGTTAACGATTGATGCAACGGGAAATGGCCTACATAAACGTGGATACCGGGCAGCTCAGGGAGCTGCACCCTTAAAAGAAACGATGGCTGCAGCCCTTGTCATGCTCACGAATTGGCACCCTGATAAACCATTTATTGATCCGTTTTGCGGTTCTGGTACAATTCCAATTGAAGCAGCGCTAATCGGACAGAATATCGCACCGGGCTTTAATAGAGAATTTGTTTCAGAAGCATGGAGTTGGCTTCCAGCCAAGGTTTGGGATGATGCTAGACTTGAAGCAGAGGATTTAGCAAAATATGATCAGCCATTAGATATTACCGGATCGGATATTGATCAACGAATGGTCAAAATTGCCCAGGAAAATTCATTTGAAGCTGGTTTTGCAGATATTATTCAGTTTAAACAAATGCAGGTAAAAGATATTTCTGTAAAGAAAGACTATGGGGTCATTATAGGAAATCCTCCATACGGGGAACGATTAGGGGAGAAGGAAGCAGTTGAAGCCATGTACCACGAAATGGGTCAGGCCTTTAGCAAGCTTGATACATGGTCGATTTATATTTTGACTTCTAATGAAGATTTTGAAAAATTTTATGGAAAACCTGCTACAAAGAAGCGAAAATTATTTAATGGATTTATTCGCACCGATCTTTACCAATATTGGGGCAAAAAGCCGCCGAGGCCGCATAATCAGTTAAATACAGAAACGACAATTCATGATTAG
- the gpsB gene encoding cell division regulator GpsB, whose translation MLSDKVKLTAKDILEKEFKTGVRGYKQEEVDKFLDLVIKDYGTFHQEIEDLQQENLRLRKQLEEASKRQQPVAQPAGTTNFDILKRLSNLEKHVFGNKLYE comes from the coding sequence ATGCTGTCAGATAAAGTGAAATTAACGGCTAAAGACATTTTGGAAAAAGAATTTAAAACTGGTGTACGTGGTTATAAACAAGAAGAAGTAGATAAATTTCTAGATTTAGTTATAAAAGATTACGGTACTTTCCACCAGGAAATTGAAGATTTGCAGCAAGAAAATCTGCGCCTGCGCAAACAGCTGGAGGAAGCATCTAAAAGACAACAGCCAGTTGCACAGCCAGCTGGGACAACTAATTTTGATATCTTAAAACGATTATCAAATCTGGAAAAGCATGTTTTTGGCAACAAACTTTACGAATAA
- a CDS encoding DUF1273 domain-containing protein — translation MKVLTISGYKPFELGIFKKDHESVFFIKTALKKELSSLIDDGLEWVLISGQIGVELWAAEVVFELQLKYPELKLAVITPFLNQEDSWNENNREWYESILSQADFVDSITKKGYENPWQFRLKNQFFLEKSDGLLLLYDQEKEGSPKYLFELAHQFQENHEYMIRLITFYDLQLTVEEELEKQTDF, via the coding sequence ATGAAAGTTTTAACTATTTCCGGTTACAAACCATTTGAATTAGGGATTTTTAAAAAAGATCATGAATCCGTATTTTTTATCAAAACAGCTTTAAAAAAAGAATTGTCATCACTAATAGATGATGGCCTGGAATGGGTATTAATCAGTGGTCAGATTGGTGTTGAGCTTTGGGCAGCAGAAGTTGTTTTTGAATTGCAGCTCAAGTATCCCGAATTAAAGCTTGCGGTTATTACTCCATTTTTAAACCAGGAGGATTCCTGGAATGAAAATAACAGGGAATGGTATGAATCGATTCTTTCTCAGGCTGATTTTGTGGATTCAATTACTAAAAAGGGCTATGAAAATCCATGGCAATTCCGCTTGAAGAATCAATTTTTTTTAGAAAAGAGCGATGGTCTGCTATTGTTGTATGATCAAGAAAAGGAAGGAAGCCCTAAATATTTGTTTGAGCTGGCTCATCAATTTCAGGAAAATCATGAATACATGATCAGGTTAATCACTTTTTATGATTTACAGTTGACTGTTGAAGAAGAGCTTGAGAAACAAACAGATTTTTAA
- a CDS encoding CotD family spore coat protein codes for MFLGANVTPPVIHPTTNFVNHTFSATVVPHIHPVHTTTINHHLYQHKHYCPHTSSCCEEVCNQQINCCNPCAPSPMPIANALPNALPNAVTGGYGMGGPGFGAAAPGFVPGPGYGAAGPGFAPGPFMGPRP; via the coding sequence ATGTTTCTTGGAGCTAATGTAACGCCCCCGGTCATTCATCCGACAACAAATTTTGTGAACCACACTTTTTCTGCAACGGTGGTACCGCACATCCATCCAGTTCATACTACAACAATTAACCATCATTTGTACCAACATAAACACTACTGTCCTCATACATCTTCCTGCTGTGAGGAAGTTTGCAACCAGCAAATTAATTGCTGCAACCCATGCGCACCAAGCCCAATGCCGATCGCTAATGCATTGCCGAATGCGCTGCCAAATGCGGTAACTGGTGGTTATGGGATGGGCGGACCAGGTTTTGGAGCTGCTGCACCGGGATTTGTCCCAGGACCAGGTTATGGAGCCGCTGGACCGGGATTTGCCCCCGGACCATTTATGGGTCCAAGACCTTAG
- a CDS encoding ribonuclease H-like domain-containing protein, with translation MSLKNKLNRLKPHLSLDGHNEKEVDTPKAIPIQIPFQERWAEENIIPYYLDEDYCLLREVKYPLSMRHGHYSFQDFLLAIEVWNRQGGSHPLSAKGYQAEELFFFDTETTGLGGGAGNTIFLLGYASVTGNQLTVRQHILPHPGAEIPLYHSFLNHVNYKTLVTYNGKSFDWPQVKTRHTLVREHVPKLPAFGHFDLFHAARRLWKHKLERLKLSIVEKEVLGVKRIDDIPGFLAPMIYFEFIESNQPEGMLGILKHNEIDILSLVTLYTHLTFQLNSIDRNQTRSEIYEVGRWYASIGEKAEAEKVLMKLTDRNDFTSYQAKLILAFEHKKNHEWEMARKLFTDVVDSSDNKMMLEACVELAKIFEHRLKDIPQALMYCEKAMKMLKRSHQQEMLKGITYDQLQTRWDRLSRKLVKFPG, from the coding sequence ATGTCCTTGAAAAATAAATTAAACCGATTAAAACCGCATTTATCGCTAGACGGACATAACGAAAAAGAAGTTGATACCCCGAAGGCTATACCCATTCAGATCCCATTTCAGGAACGTTGGGCAGAGGAAAATATAATCCCATATTACCTTGACGAGGACTACTGCTTACTCAGAGAGGTAAAATACCCATTATCAATGAGGCATGGACATTATAGCTTCCAAGACTTTCTTTTGGCAATTGAAGTATGGAACAGACAGGGGGGCAGCCATCCACTATCGGCAAAAGGTTATCAGGCGGAAGAGCTGTTTTTCTTTGATACAGAAACGACAGGGCTTGGCGGTGGTGCGGGAAATACTATTTTTTTACTAGGCTATGCCAGTGTTACTGGTAATCAGTTAACTGTGAGACAGCATATTCTTCCCCATCCAGGTGCGGAAATTCCTTTATATCATAGTTTTTTAAACCATGTTAATTATAAAACGCTAGTCACCTATAATGGGAAATCTTTTGATTGGCCGCAAGTCAAAACAAGGCATACCTTAGTGAGAGAGCATGTACCAAAACTTCCTGCATTCGGCCATTTTGATTTATTTCACGCTGCCAGGAGGCTGTGGAAACATAAGCTGGAGCGTTTAAAATTATCCATTGTAGAGAAGGAAGTACTAGGCGTTAAAAGAATAGATGATATCCCAGGATTTTTAGCTCCAATGATTTATTTTGAATTTATTGAAAGTAATCAGCCAGAGGGGATGCTGGGGATTTTAAAACATAATGAAATAGATATTTTGTCGCTTGTTACACTCTATACTCATTTAACATTTCAATTAAACAGTATTGATAGAAATCAAACTAGATCAGAAATATATGAAGTAGGGCGCTGGTATGCTTCTATTGGTGAAAAAGCTGAAGCAGAAAAGGTTTTAATGAAACTCACAGATAGAAATGATTTCACATCATATCAAGCAAAACTTATTTTGGCGTTTGAACATAAAAAAAACCATGAGTGGGAAATGGCTAGGAAATTATTTACTGATGTTGTTGATTCAAGTGATAATAAAATGATGTTAGAAGCATGTGTTGAACTGGCAAAAATATTTGAACATCGTCTCAAGGATATCCCTCAGGCTCTTATGTATTGTGAAAAGGCAATGAAGATGTTAAAACGTAGTCATCAGCAGGAAATGTTAAAAGGGATCACTTATGATCAGCTGCAAACAAGATGGGATCGCCTTTCAAGGAAACTTGTCAAATTTCCCGGGTAA